GCCCAAATTGCTGCAAAGCAAATACGGAACCGTCGTCCCCGGCGGAGACGAGCCGCGAGTCAACGTGTTACCGTCCTGCTTTAAGGACACGTGGCTTTCATTAAAATGCAGGAAACGGGCAaagaggctaaaaaaaaaaaaaatcgctaaAAGTTGCTAAAGCTAGCAAGGTTGCGTGGTCTCATTTGCATGAGGAAatagaaaagtgaaaaagagCACAAACACGCTAATTCAGCGACGGGATGAAGGCTGATGAATCCTAATCAAATCCGACTGCTAGTAATTATGCTGATGTTGTTCCGTGGACCTTAAAGTGAGACGTCTGCAAATCCCACCTTGCATTAACACCTGAGGGGGGAGGGACAGGGAGGGGAGGGGCCAAAGGATGGAGGGACAAAGGATGGAGGACAAACGTTACGTTTACACTTTGGACAAATGGAAGATATGtgctttatttatataaaatatattgacttttctaattattttggtcattatttgttattttttaactttttctctgtaaaattgcagtattttctcatacaaattactttttcttgtagtagtacacttttttttcataaaattgcaatattttctCATACTTTTTCAGCTAGTAATACAcgttttttacatatttattatttcttcatttatatcttatcctcacgagggtcacagacgtgctggaacctatcccagctgtcttttgggggcgagaggcggggtccacaccggattggtggccagccaatcccagggcacatatagacaaacaaccattcacactcacattcatacctatggacaatttggagtggctaattaacctagcatgtttttggaatgtgggaggaaaccggagtacccggagaaaacccacgcatgcacggggagaacatgcaaactccacacagagatggccgagggtggaattgaactcgtgtctcctcgccgtgaggtctgcgtgcgtaccactcgtccaccgtgcagcccatatttattatatgtaatattatttagatccattcattcattttctatgctgcttatcctcactagtgttgcggttatgctggagcctatcccagctgtctgtggacGGTAGGCGGGGATACACCCaatctccagccaatcacagggcacatatagacaaacaaccattcacactcacattcatacctatggacaatttggagtggctaattaacctagcatgtttttggaatgtgggaggaaaccggaataccggaaaacccacacatgtgattccaaagaaaaaataattcatgACTGCCCAACTTAAGAGTCACAAAACTCaagagtacaactttttttcttgtaaaattgcaacaatttacggctttgtttttcaaaatgaatatgtatgagccttttattgaaatatataaatatatatttatgattgCATTGGGACATTTTTCATTTCCCATAATGCCATCTGTCTATTGTACAAGTGTGTAGCGTGTGTACTTTGCATATCAGGGTGTCCTAGTGAGCTGTGAAATGGAAAAGAGAGGACTACACGCGGCCTCATTACGTGGGCACACACGGAGGAGATGGGCTGGGACTAATACCCGGAGCAGAGGGCTGCGGATCAGGCTAATACCCACGACACCAACCTGCTTGGCCGCTGTCGTGGTCGTCATCTTGGCTTCCTGTCGCGAGCCTCGCCGCCCTTTCGCCGTCGCCCCCGGCTGCTTGAAGCTGCGAGCGTCCGCCTCTCCTCGCCTCCCCCCCGCCGCTCTATCAGCCTCTTTCATCGGCCAGCAGTTCATTTTGGGATTAATACGCGCAGCGGCAGCGGCCGGCTCTTTTGAGGGATTTGTAGCGGCTCCGCCGACACTTATCTTGGTCATTACGACGCCAATATTGGATTCAAGCGCTTTAGTGCGTGCTGCCGAGGGCGAGTCTATCAGGGGATGAAGATAAGAAGGAGCCTCATTAGGACTCGTCTCCCCCCGCCGTGCTCCCACACCGCCGGCGACATCACAGAGGAGGTGTGGGTGCTCACCAGAACCAGAACAGGAAGTCTCGGCGGGCCTCCTCCTAGCGGAGGTGCTGATGGAGAAGGAGCTGTATAGGGGCTCCGGGACAGGAGGGATCACCTCCTCTGGATGGGACCCTCCGTGGCGTGTCGGGAGGGGGGCCTTTGGTGCCTTTTTGGTGGGGGGCATGCTGTAGCAGAGGGGCGGGCCCAGGTAAACCTCCTCCGTGCAGGCTGGAAACAGGGTCTCCTCATCCCGGATGTCTGGGCTTTGGGGAAAAGAGGGGGAGGGGCTTGTGGCAAGATGATCATGTGACTCCAAGTCAAGAGCGCAGAGCTGGTTGTCGTCACGGCGAGTTGAGGACGTCCGAGAAGCTCCCCGGCTGGGGCCGGCGTCTGGTTCTGGGCTGCTGAGGCCTTGCGTGGGCGTGGCGTACGCTGGGATGGCGTAGGGCGCTGGGGTGGCGCTCTTGTCCTCGGCGCACTGAGTGACCTCGCCGCAGTCGCTGTCGTGCGAGGAGAGCGCCAAGTAGGAGTAGAAGTCTCCCTTACGCAGCTGCAGAGGCTGGTGGGAATGCTGGAGAACCTTCGGGAATTCAAAGGAACAAGATgacgttttttttaagttcttcGAGTGTGCGTTGATACTTGTGGCATCAAAAAAAGCCACATCAATAAATCGTGACATTTGTTTGCGTACGAAAAAAGTTATTGAAACTTTTAGCAGAACGGCTGATGAGAAATGAAGACGCTAACTTTGTCATGCGATTGATTCAATTAGCGCAAACCAGTGAACATCTTTTAGTTTCTACTCATTTGTCCTTCAAACGTAGAAAATGGGAGGCCAACCAAAACTTCATCAATCGCAAAAGATTGCTAAATATCAACAAGCGCGTCCAATTAGACGCGATTTGATTATTTTGCATGAATTATTGACGTGTGAGTTACCTTGTCTCTTATCTGGGCTAAAGACGAAGGTCGGCAGTCAAGGTCAGACTTCCCGTCTGGAATGTCGTTGCCCCTCCTGGCCATTTCCAGGATCTCCATGACAAAGTCGTGCACGGCCTCCTTGCTGCCTTGCTGGGGTGAGTCGGGCGAGTCGGGTGAGTCGGGTGAGTCGGGCGAGTCGGGTGAGTGCGAGTTGAGGTGTTGGCAGCAAGAAGAGTAGGAACTTTTCCATTTTTTGCTTGGGAGGCAGGAATCTTTGTCTCGGACCCCGCTGCTGCTCTTTTCCATCACCAGAGAGGAGAACTTGAACTTCTCCTGGATGTTGATGGCCTTCCGTACGCCTGGTCTGCCGTCATGTGATTGGCGGTCCAGGCGTGGCGATGGGGGCGAGGCGGAGCTCTGGCAGGGTAACTCCCCCTTTAGCTGTCCCACCAATGAGGAGGCAGGTGTGAGGAGCTCACAGGACGGAGATGAAGGAAGTTGGTTGGTTGACTCTGTGGGGATGAAGATGTTGGAGAAAGTGTACGTCTCCCTGAGAGGTTCTCCTTTCTTGGTGAAGACACTGGTCTCCTCTCGGAGGAGCTGGTCATCCTGGTCTTTGCCACTCAAAGAGGTGTGCTCGATATTTCCGTTTTCCAGGTCATCCACCAAGTGACTGATGAAGCTCCTTGGAACGTTCCTGAGGTTCTCCTGCACCTCCTGCTGCTCCCTCTCTTCTGCCTTTTGGTGGCTAGAGTTTAGGAGCCGACGTTGCTCTGAGGAGGTGAGGTTACTCCCACACTGAAGTTCATCCTGAAGCCCCTCCTCGGTCTTTGAGGAGGACAAAGAAGAGGTACGAGGAGGTCGGATCCAACCCTGCAGCTCCTTCTTCATGTACTCCATGTAGGAGTCATCCATTGTGTCTTCATCTTCGTCCTCCTCGTTCCCAGATGAGGCAGGTGTCagcctctcctcttcctcctcctcgtctccaTCCCGCACGCCCAGCTCCTCCTCtgtgagggtgagggtggagGAGGACAGGAGGTCACTGTCGTCCTCATCGTCAGTGCAAGTGGAGGTGCAAGACACGTTGACCACCATGCTCAAGCTCAGGGCGTCCGCCTCCTCTCTCTGGCTGCTCCTCTTGCAGCACCTCCTGTAGAAGTTGTGCTTGCTGCTCGCCACCAAGGACTGATCCTGAAGGAGGTTCCTCTGATTGGGGAGCACGGTTAAGTCCTCAGAAGCCAGAGAGGAGTCTTCAGCGCTGCTCAACTCCGTTAGCGAAGCCGAGCTCTCGTTGATGAGGGACGGCGGTGCCTTGCGTGACCTCCGTGGGAGTGCCGCATGTCGGCCTCCGAGAGAAGGAGAAGCTGCGAGTTGACGACGGAGAGGAGAGCTTCTCCGAAGCGTCATGTCCGACACACTACGAGTCATCTTGGCTATCAGAGGACTCTCAATGTTCTCCAGACGCTTCAGGAGGTCAAGTGTTCTCCTGCTCAGCTCTCCTTGAGCTCCTTCACCGATCCTGTGGTCTTCCAGACCACCATGGTCATCATCCCTCATTTGGTCTAGGTCCAGCTCCACAAGGCTGGCGAGACTGGCGCAGGTGTCGGCGTCCGCACTGTGACATGGAGCGAGGCCGCTCTCCAGAGAGGCGCTGCGGTGAAGTACTTCTTTGGACGGGAACAGTTCCAAGCCCAGAGCCAGGAGGGAATCCAGGGAGGAACCCTGAGATAAGACGGGACTAGAAGTCTGGTGTTGGAGAGCAGGGGGCGTATCCGAACCACCGCAGCTCAGGAGAGgcttggctgcatggcggtccgAGTCCGGTGGTCCTCCGTTCACCAGGATCTCAGCTGCTTCCCGTCCTCCAGCCTTGTGGACGGAATCCCCGGCATCTTCGGTTTTTCCTTGGATTCTGCCTCCGATCCGTCGGTCGTCTTCGTGCAGCGTCAGAGTaacatcttcttcctcctcatctccCAGGATGCCACAGTTGGCGGTCAGGGTCTCGGTGTCCCCTCCATCGCTAACAATCCCGCTTTCGCTCTCCGATGGACGACTGCTAGATGACTGGCCGCTGGCCCTGCCCCCCTCCCTCTGAGAGCACCAAGGCCTCTCCCCTCCTCGCTCGCCTGGCATCAGCCCGCCCAGGAGGTCCGGGAGAGACTCCATGGAGGAGAAAGTGGAGTCCTTGCTGAGACTCTTCTGGAAAATATGCTGCTTCCTCTTTGCCGCCTTGGAGAAAGCCTGAGGACTCTGAGGACTGTGAAACTGGACAGTGTGGAGGCTGTAGACCTGGTAGATGGGTTCTTTCTCAGGGGGGAACACTTGGGGTGGGACCTCAGGATTCTGGCTTGTCGGGATGCCATCTGAAGCGGGAAGGTTGTGCGTGAGGTCGGGTTCTGGTACTGCTTGGGATTCTGTGATTGTCATGTCGGTCTCATCCCATTCCCACGAGTCGTCCGGGGCCGCTGCCACCAGGGGGGCCTGGACCGGGCTGGGCTGGTGGATGTCCACAAGCCCCGCTTCCAGGAAGTTCCCGGGGACCTGAGGACAAGACGGTATAAAGGACATTTTTACTCATCTTGAACTTTTTGAGCCTCTCTGCTTGAAGGGCTTGAGTCGGGACTCTGCCGAGTCCGGGTTCTCTTGGAGGTAAAACTAGACACTTTGTGGGCGGAGTCAATGAAGCGGTGATCCTGGCGGTGATGATGACTGTGAAGATGAAGAAATGCCTCCTAAATGTGAGGGTGAAAGATTCCACGGTGGAACAAAGAGATGAATAATTCAGAGTGGAACTGCGAGAGGCGAGAGAGCGCGTACGTAAACACGTAATCAAAAGCCTTCAGAAAGCTGCGGCCCTCTGAAAATGTGCTTAGACGCCGGAAATCTATAATTATACAAATTGCTCCTCATCTCGTTAATATGTGGGGGgtctgtgtggggggggtgataTTAGTCATTCATAGCCTATTAATCTCATAAACTagttggctgtgtgtgtgtgtgatgaatttgTATGAAATGTGTTTATCCTCTCGCTGCTGATAGAGCATACACTCGCTGGACACAAAGGGGCGGGGCCTCCAGCCGTCTAATCCAATCAAATCCCCCCACAAAGCttctgtattatttatgtctgtCATTGATTTCATTTCTGTCGCTTCTAAGCAGTTTAACAGAAAACGCCGACTTCTTTTTTCACGTCGAGCAACGACTTGAAGAAAACTTTCCCCAAGACGAGAACGG
The sequence above is drawn from the Doryrhamphus excisus isolate RoL2022-K1 chromosome 13, RoL_Dexc_1.0, whole genome shotgun sequence genome and encodes:
- the LOC131139972 gene encoding A-kinase anchor protein 6-like isoform X5, with product MSVLTLSPVAPEPPSPMVTSITPTLDTDTPTATPTVVDQDGGSSSGPIPGRVAAGRGQSDSSQRSKKPPPLHTVADWKVVLHLPEIEKWLRATAARVTQLSHSVGQDGGSRHVDAHLVQLKDICEDISDHVEQIHALLETEFSLKLLSYSVNIIVDIRTVQLLWHQLRVSVLVLKERLLQGLQDPNGNFTRQTDILQAFSQDQHQTRRLDALTEVDDCGQLTIRCSQDYFSLDCGITAFELSDYSPGEEPGARDPSLNRVQDVDQKSDVEEIEEPEVPKENLENSLAELVTCDGSPSHTPPTSVGTHQSQTARRSLPGHNHNAGGALVSDQVVRSPSPVSELQSRSTPALMDPPDRSKFWLELDSVCPEDSSQQDMNVPSVQGPLRDHRSSFGGDVAPPSHEVVSLIARTRAETCGCSEAESDSPLPSPMREQVLSSDLEASGEESDPRPPGKMAVWTVKPKGHQQEVHVSSETSPDREHWYGSEEFLALPAQLHKSDMLAINLENLARTLKPVGEEVSHDALQDVDDWDLTELNPDWDSPESGDEVPSPLLRPNRRNLLGRFSPASSSDMAPSVDDSIESGPLSELQFEEEDGLRPASTPSDRRGGASLVRKLLDDIQQDRNPDVWKKMEVVQQLDSFISWLQEALESVENWTQPRADLDSLRVYLDTHLTFKLNVDSHGALKENIMEVGGALLATVPAQQSGLGEILHMVSGQWDQLQLQIRRQHGWMLNALRCIQTRLFDPNQSKEPSGELLANQQALFPADHLQAELMSNHRYVQKVALEQMAAKLSSLHYTVPSGKRRYVQLVRSSSVQDFETEYQELWDWLMDLDAMVTDSHQLMMSDEQREHLFKSSHAELMAMENRKTSLLGRAESLKRSGTELPSNFHHQIHNLTHTWTQLENILAGHSGSTQIISCSPAKVRPRPASAETLLSPLSTAMLEQLQARIKELKAWLRHTEILIFNSCLRRDSEASAQLASFKSLCSDVRARRRGVSSVLKLCQKLLQQNQSGPVAEAEAGPEAEQHREALQLLSINLERRWEAIVMQALQWQNRLKKELGEEQVPGNFLEAGLVDIHQPSPVQAPLVAAAPDDSWEWDETDMTITESQAVPEPDLTHNLPASDGIPTSQNPEVPPQVFPPEKEPIYQVYSLHTVQFHSPQSPQAFSKAAKRKQHIFQKSLSKDSTFSSMESLPDLLGGLMPGERGGERPWCSQREGGRASGQSSSSRPSESESGIVSDGGDTETLTANCGILGDEEEEDVTLTLHEDDRRIGGRIQGKTEDAGDSVHKAGGREAAEILVNGGPPDSDRHAAKPLLSCGGSDTPPALQHQTSSPVLSQGSSLDSLLALGLELFPSKEVLHRSASLESGLAPCHSADADTCASLASLVELDLDQMRDDDHGGLEDHRIGEGAQGELSRRTLDLLKRLENIESPLIAKMTRSVSDMTLRRSSPLRRQLAASPSLGGRHAALPRRSRKAPPSLINESSASLTELSSAEDSSLASEDLTVLPNQRNLLQDQSLVASSKHNFYRRCCKRSSQREEADALSLSMVVNVSCTSTCTDDEDDSDLLSSSTLTLTEEELGVRDGDEEEEEERLTPASSGNEEDEDEDTMDDSYMEYMKKELQGWIRPPRTSSLSSSKTEEGLQDELQCGSNLTSSEQRRLLNSSHQKAEEREQQEVQENLRNVPRSFISHLVDDLENGNIEHTSLSGKDQDDQLLREETSVFTKKGEPLRETYTFSNIFIPTESTNQLPSSPSCELLTPASSLVGQLKGELPCQSSASPPSPRLDRQSHDGRPGVRKAINIQEKFKFSSLVMEKSSSGVRDKDSCLPSKKWKSSYSSCCQHLNSHSPDSPDSPDSPDSPDSPQQGSKEAVHDFVMEILEMARRGNDIPDGKSDLDCRPSSLAQIRDKVLQHSHQPLQLRKGDFYSYLALSSHDSDCGEVTQCAEDKSATPAPYAIPAYATPTQGLSSPEPDAGPSRGASRTSSTRRDDNQLCALDLESHDHLATSPSPSFPQSPDIRDEETLFPACTEEVYLGPPLCYSMPPTKKAPKAPLPTRHGGSHPEEVIPPVPEPLYSSFSISTSARRRPAETSCSGSGEHPHLLCDVAGGVGARRGETSPNEAPSYLHPLIDSPSAARTKALESNIGVVMTKISVGGAATNPSKEPAAAAARINPKMNCWPMKEADRAAGGRRGEADARSFKQPGATAKGRRGSRQEAKMTTTTAAKQVSAVNHNTRDSQGRSQIPIRPPASRMRPIRSGPAGGGAIRVQP